A window of Cellulomonas fimi contains these coding sequences:
- the htpX gene encoding zinc metalloprotease HtpX, whose amino-acid sequence MGHQHFNGLKTAALFGALWAVLLGIGWLLGGGTPKYLLIFAGLGLVMTAYSYWNSDKIAIRAMRARPVSEIEQPAMYRIVRELSTQARQPMPRLYVSPTAAPNAFATGRNPQNAAVCCTEGILHLLDERELRGVLGHELMHVYNRDILTSSVAAAVAGVVTSLAQLALFFGGGSDRDRGGNPLAGLLLALLAPLAATLIQLAISRTREYDADEDGARLTGDPLALASALRKLESGTKARPLPQDRELVDVSHLMIANPFSGQGLARMFATHPPMAERIARLEKQAGTTGGITRY is encoded by the coding sequence ATGGGACACCAGCACTTCAACGGGCTGAAGACGGCGGCGCTGTTCGGGGCCCTGTGGGCGGTGCTGCTCGGCATCGGGTGGCTGCTCGGCGGCGGGACGCCGAAGTACCTCCTGATCTTCGCGGGCCTGGGCCTCGTGATGACCGCGTACTCGTACTGGAACTCGGACAAGATCGCGATCCGTGCGATGCGGGCGCGACCGGTCAGCGAGATCGAGCAGCCCGCGATGTACCGCATCGTCCGCGAGCTCTCCACGCAGGCCCGGCAGCCGATGCCGCGGCTGTACGTGTCGCCGACGGCCGCGCCGAACGCGTTCGCGACGGGCCGCAACCCGCAGAACGCGGCCGTGTGCTGCACCGAGGGCATCCTGCACCTGCTCGACGAGCGCGAGCTGCGCGGCGTCCTGGGCCATGAGCTCATGCACGTCTACAACCGCGACATCCTCACGTCGTCGGTCGCGGCGGCCGTCGCGGGCGTCGTCACGTCGCTCGCCCAGCTCGCGCTGTTCTTCGGCGGCGGCTCCGACCGCGACCGCGGCGGCAACCCGCTCGCGGGGCTGCTGCTGGCCCTGCTCGCCCCTCTCGCTGCGACGCTCATCCAGCTCGCCATCAGCCGCACGCGCGAGTACGACGCCGACGAGGACGGCGCACGCCTCACCGGGGACCCGCTGGCGCTCGCGTCGGCGCTGCGCAAGCTCGAGTCCGGCACCAAGGCGCGCCCGCTGCCGCAGGACCGCGAGCTCGTCGACGTGTCCCACCTGATGATCGCGAACCCGTTCTCCGGCCAGGGCCTGGCCCGCATGTTCGCGACGCACCCTCCGATGGCGGAGCGCATCGCGCGGCTCGAGAAGCAGGCGGGCACGACGGGCGGCATCACGCGGTACTGA